Proteins encoded in a region of the Natrarchaeobius halalkaliphilus genome:
- a CDS encoding aromatic-ring-hydroxylating dioxygenase subunit beta, whose translation MWDIDARSVRESCEKFLYTEAQLLDDRDLLEWHETIITDDIEYRIPIRTTKERSAETEFSDESFHMIEDWGSLKVRVERMENDFAWSEDPPSRNRRFVSNVRVTDENPENAEVSIRSNLLIHRLRASDTDPDLLSAERRDTLRRVDGSWQLTERTVLLDHTVIGTPSLSIIL comes from the coding sequence ATGTGGGACATAGACGCACGCTCGGTTCGCGAATCGTGTGAGAAGTTCCTCTACACGGAAGCGCAGCTGCTCGACGACCGGGATCTACTCGAGTGGCACGAAACCATCATTACCGACGACATCGAGTACCGAATCCCGATCCGAACGACCAAAGAACGCTCCGCTGAAACGGAGTTCAGCGACGAGTCGTTTCACATGATCGAGGACTGGGGGTCGTTGAAGGTGCGAGTCGAGCGGATGGAAAACGACTTCGCGTGGTCTGAAGATCCACCCTCACGGAATCGACGGTTCGTCTCGAACGTCCGGGTAACCGACGAGAATCCGGAGAATGCGGAGGTGTCGATCAGAAGTAATCTCCTGATCCATCGGCTCCGGGCCAGCGATACCGATCCCGATCTGCTCTCGGCCGAACGTCGCGATACGTTGCGACGGGTGGACGGATCGTGGCAGCTGACGGAGCGAACAGTGTTGCTCGATCACACCGTCATCGGTACGCCGTCGCTTTCGATCATCCTATGA
- a CDS encoding indoleamine 2,3-dioxygenase — protein sequence MAEAKLDESIDNQRGFLPTPDPLTSFNTDQYDSMTSEYLQRLDQVGDNLPDLIESGEVRPVLRSLEKPPAGLLDKLNDREMIRLCQLSGFFASAYVNYGQLIGEDDSVLPAGMAIPLYETSEEIGRKPILSYDLLCLHNFQRKDPDGDLSVENLDLIQSFTHHDDERWFVIIHVAIEAAAGPAITACSTAQQAVREDDPELLLRKLHTIEESLVEQTSIMQRMTEGNDTSVFANEYRPYYYGFDEIIFEGVNELEGTPQSLRGGSGAQSSILPSIDATLGIKHDATKMIEKLDDMRSYMPPFHRNTITELDTGPDIKEYVAKQGSDELRRAYNNCITNLITFRKVHFRQISQYIREETGDTTGTGGTNYAYYLQKMKEETEAARID from the coding sequence ATGGCTGAAGCAAAACTGGATGAAAGCATTGACAACCAGCGTGGGTTCTTACCAACGCCTGATCCACTAACTTCGTTTAATACTGATCAATACGATTCTATGACGAGTGAGTATCTACAGCGGTTGGACCAGGTCGGGGACAACCTCCCCGATCTTATCGAATCTGGTGAAGTGAGACCTGTTCTTCGATCTCTCGAGAAACCACCAGCTGGGTTATTAGATAAGCTCAACGACCGAGAGATGATCCGTCTATGTCAGCTGAGTGGTTTTTTTGCAAGTGCATACGTAAACTACGGTCAACTAATTGGAGAAGACGATTCTGTACTCCCAGCTGGAATGGCGATTCCGCTCTATGAAACGTCAGAGGAGATCGGGAGGAAACCCATTCTCTCATACGACCTTCTCTGTCTTCATAACTTCCAACGAAAAGATCCTGATGGTGACTTATCGGTTGAGAACTTGGACCTAATTCAGAGTTTCACACACCACGACGATGAACGCTGGTTTGTAATTATTCACGTCGCAATTGAAGCCGCCGCTGGCCCCGCAATAACTGCGTGCTCAACCGCCCAACAGGCCGTTCGTGAGGATGATCCTGAATTACTACTGAGAAAATTACATACAATTGAGGAGTCCCTCGTTGAACAAACCTCAATCATGCAGCGAATGACCGAAGGAAACGATACATCGGTATTTGCAAATGAGTATCGGCCGTATTACTACGGGTTTGACGAAATCATATTTGAAGGTGTTAACGAGCTAGAGGGAACACCACAATCGCTTCGAGGAGGATCTGGTGCACAAAGTTCCATTCTGCCATCGATAGACGCCACACTTGGTATTAAACATGACGCGACCAAGATGATAGAGAAGCTTGACGACATGCGGAGCTATATGCCACCGTTTCATCGTAATACCATTACGGAACTCGATACCGGACCTGACATCAAAGAATACGTAGCAAAACAAGGTTCAGACGAATTACGTAGGGCGTATAATAATTGCATAACAAACCTTATAACGTTCAGAAAAGTTCATTTTAGACAAATAAGTCAGTACATTCGTGAAGAAACCGGCGATACAACGGGAACTGGTGGGACTAATTATGCGTATTATCTACAGAAGATGAAAGAAGAAACAGAGGCTGCTCGAATAGACTAG
- a CDS encoding pyridoxal phosphate-dependent aminotransferase has protein sequence MFDLARQHSDRDLVHLEIGEPDFDTPEHIIDSAAKALRNGATHYTTSAGIPELRTAIATDLDSEYDPESEIIVTAGAVEALALACLTVVDPGDEVIIPTPSWPNYQIQAIMAGGEITNVPLDEERGFSLDIELLTDKITDDTAAVLLATPSNPTGQVLDSSATAEVVKAAANHDAYVIADEVYKDIIYNQESTPIAANTAYPEHVITVGSCSKPYAMTGWRVGWFAADSEIIDAALEFHESIIACAPAPSQQAAVAALTGDQEPVQSIFSSLSERRDYVVERVESLPGVVCPEPEGAFYAFLDCGELERNSTTISKQLLEEHGVVTVPGTGFGPGLDDYIRISFANSLDRLELGFDRIEKYAESVQ, from the coding sequence ATGTTCGACCTCGCCCGTCAGCATAGTGATAGAGACCTCGTTCACTTAGAGATAGGAGAGCCCGATTTCGACACACCGGAACATATCATCGACTCAGCAGCGAAAGCACTACGAAACGGTGCAACCCACTATACCACGAGCGCTGGCATTCCTGAACTGCGTACTGCCATCGCTACGGATCTCGACTCAGAATATGATCCCGAGTCAGAAATCATCGTCACGGCTGGCGCTGTCGAGGCGCTCGCATTGGCATGTTTGACTGTTGTTGACCCCGGTGACGAGGTGATTATACCGACTCCTTCTTGGCCGAACTATCAAATTCAGGCAATTATGGCTGGTGGAGAAATAACAAACGTCCCCCTAGATGAAGAACGAGGTTTCTCGCTCGATATCGAACTGCTGACCGATAAAATAACTGATGATACTGCTGCAGTTCTTCTTGCTACCCCGTCGAACCCAACCGGTCAAGTGCTCGATTCATCTGCGACGGCAGAGGTTGTCAAAGCCGCTGCTAACCATGATGCATACGTCATCGCTGATGAGGTGTACAAAGACATTATCTACAACCAGGAGTCAACCCCGATAGCCGCGAACACAGCATACCCAGAGCATGTAATTACGGTTGGATCCTGTTCGAAACCCTATGCAATGACTGGATGGCGTGTCGGCTGGTTCGCAGCCGATAGTGAGATTATTGATGCCGCATTGGAGTTTCACGAAAGTATAATTGCGTGTGCACCTGCCCCATCTCAGCAGGCTGCCGTCGCAGCGTTAACGGGAGATCAAGAACCGGTCCAATCGATTTTCTCTTCACTAAGCGAACGGCGCGACTATGTTGTCGAACGAGTTGAATCGCTTCCCGGAGTCGTCTGCCCAGAACCCGAAGGAGCATTTTACGCTTTCCTTGATTGTGGAGAGCTCGAGAGAAATAGTACTACGATCTCCAAGCAGCTGCTCGAAGAACACGGCGTCGTAACTGTTCCTGGAACTGGGTTTGGTCCGGGACTCGATGATTATATTCGGATTAGTTTTGCGAACAGCCTCGATCGGCTTGAGCTCGGGTTCGATCGGATCGAAAAGTACGCTGAATCGGTCCAATAA